Part of the Cryptococcus neoformans var. grubii H99 chromosome 2, complete sequence genome is shown below.
TGTTAGGCAATGCAGCTTCTCAACCCTCTGGCACCTCGCGACTCGATCCCAATATCTCGTCGCAATCGCTTTCAGCTCCCTGTGCTGACAGTACTACAAATGGCCTTATAAACGGAGATAATGCAGTTCACGTTCAGAGGCCATCTATGCCTCTGCATATACCCTCTGATGCTCGAAGAAACCATCACCGCATGCCCTCTGCCACGGGCAATCGGAGGACTCCATCATCGGAAGCTCTGAGCGCTTTGACCGTCCCGCAGGGCAACTCGGATTCTGGTAGCATCAATACTAACTACTTGTCAGCATCTTCTGGCCCAACTGGCTCGATTGGCACGTGTGGTTCAACGGATTCATCTCGCGCAGCTGGTTTGTCTGAGTTATCCCCTGGATTCGGTAATTCTGTACCAATCTCATTTTTGGGAAGCGGAACCTCTGCGACCGGCCCACAAGCAACTTTGGCTTCCTCGATCCATACCAATTCCGACTGTATTTCAAAATTTGAGCAAACTGAAACTTCGAAACCTCGATCGAATGCTTCCAATCAAGCATTATTTGGGGGAGCTGACTCGGGACTTTTTACATCCTCAGGGAGCCAATTGTTGAACTGTTCGGGAAGCGACATCAGTAGGATGAACTATGGGAAAATGAAATCGATGGCCAATTCTGTGGACTCTGATCAAGTACACTCGCATGCTCACGCGCATCTGCCTGGTCCAGAGACGCGCTCGACATTAGCAAGTTTGAACTCCGTCAGCTCTGCCAGTCATATCAGTTACGAACCGTGTCTTTCACGCCCAGACCAAAATTCCCCTTACCTTCACATCCGTTCCCCTGCGCCCCTGCCTCCCCCTCAAGGCTCCCCATATTCTCATTTCCCCATTTCAGACTATCTCGGATCTTTGCGTGATCGAGAAGGATCTGATGGCAAGAAGCGAGAACTGAAAGGTTTGTGGCGCAAGTTtatgaggaagaaatgagTTGATGTATTGGAGGTGAATCATTATTCAGTGCGTATCGGACATGTATATGGTGACTGATAATCACTGGTACGAAATGTGTTTATAGGGAGATGGACTTCTTTATTATCATTATCGCTGAATAATAATATGGACGATTATCATGACTACGAGGAATGAGATGGAATGATTGGCTACGTCTTGATGTCTGGTTCAGATATATGGACCATTACTATACACTATacgaagatgagatgcTAGTGAAATGTTATGATATGGTGCCAGTTTGTGTGTATGCTGTGAAGACTGTCGTGTGGAAAATATAAGCACAGTGATTGAGAGTGAAAAGCTGAGCGCGCCTGCTTTCGAATcgttctttctttcccttcaacctctttttttttcgctCCAAACCTTTGCAGAAAACGAGCGATAGTCATTTTCAATACAAAGTCACAAGCATAAAACCCGTATTTCATGAGTGGTGGTAGGCGCTGGATAATGCGTTGTTTGATTTCCATCGGAAGTGAGCTTGGGCCGTGTGTTGCTGTGTGCAATTAAGCAAGTACCTTTCATTCCCCCCTTCGCATCGATATTCAGAATAAAGAAACGTCtactcatcatcttttccCACTAACCTCCaattcatcctcaaaatgcccccctctttcctccgcAAAAAACTACGACAGACCTCCTCGgcacagcagcagccactCCGCAAAAACCCACATAACAACACCATCGTCCGGCACTCTCTGTCGTTACCAGACTTGACGACCCCGCTGTTGGACCCTTCATCCTGGGAAGAAGTGCCGCCGTTTACGTTTACTTTTCCTGCGGTGCATACGCCCGACTCCAAGTCTGATCCGAGTTCTAAACGTACTCCAAAAGGAGGTGGGGTTGGTATGGTTCTTTGTTGTTCACCgaaacaaaaacaacagCACCAAGACCAGCAAGGATTGTGCATGACGAGTCCGAGCGCGAGAGCGAGTGGGATTGGACTTGGGAATACGATCCAAACTCGAAACCGAACCCCATCCTTCGTCGGGAACGAAGTCCAGTTTCACAGACCGTTCATGCCAAACAAGGTGGTGAACCCGTTTTCTGGCGGGtggaaggatggggattTCAGGATGAGCCATGCGGTTTGGGATAGAGGAGGCACGTTCGCAGAAATGGGGGTGGGGACGAGAGGAGTGAGAGAGAGCATGCCGAGTGTGAtttcgagaaggaagacgaggaaaaagggagcggcggagaagatgaataTCGTAGTTGCCGGTAGGAAAGGTGCTGGAAAAACTAGGCAAGTCGATTTCAAAAAAAGAGCCGGGATATCCGCCCCCCTAGGTTTCGTTTGTAGGCTTACATTCATGAAAATAGTTTTATCAACTTTTTGATCAACTCTCTCCCACAACCGGAACAAGACCAAGGGCAAACTCAAACGCAAACGCAAAAACCAGTCCACCCCCAGCCGCATCGCCCTGCACCAACAACCAAACCAACGGCCTACACCGttctctccaccatctctgaccgtcttcttctccgcgTGATTGATACGCCGGGGCTCGATCTCTCCCTGGGAGAAGACCAAGTGGCAGCcaaggaaggggagaatGAGAGGAATGTGAAGGGATTGTTGAATATTGTGGAGGAGAGGTTTGAGTATACGttgagggaggagagaaaggtgaGGAGGCGGGTGGGTGCGGAAGAAGGTTTGGTGCATCTTGGTAAGTGGGATCGTTCTCCGGATGGTGCGGAGCAGAGGAAGGGCTAATGGAAGAATGATTTTGGTAGTGATTTATCTCATTGACGCAAGGGACGTGTTGTACCCGAAAGAACCGAGAGCGAAAGAAGTTGATTGGTCCTGCTTGGGACTGTTTGACGATGAGCCAAAAAGTCAACAAGGTGAGGAGCTAGATTCGGAAAGGAAAGACACTCCCAAAGGTGGTTTGGAGCCTCGACTTCTGACCGCCGAGATTGATATTGTAAGCTCCATCACTCTCTGTTCCTTACATGTCACAGCTAACGATGCATGCGGCGGACAAAAAAAGATTCGCCAACTCGAAAAACGAGCCAATGTCCTGCCTGTTTTGTCGCATACAGATTCTTTGACGATCGATGGACTCGAAGATGTCAAGGCGGCGGT
Proteins encoded:
- a CDS encoding septin ring protein — protein: MPPSFLRKKLRQTSSAQQQPLRKNPHNNTIVRHSLSLPDLTTPLLDPSSWEEVPPFTFTFPAVHTPDSKSDPSSKRTPKGGGVGMVLCCSPKQKQQHQDQQGLCMTSPSARASGIGLGNTIQTRNRTPSFVGNEVQFHRPFMPNKVVNPFSGGWKDGDFRMSHAVWDRGGTFAEMGVGTRGVRESMPSVISRRKTRKKGAAEKMNIVVAGRKGAGKTRQVDFKKRAGISAPLGFVFHPQPHRPAPTTKPTAYTVLSTISDRLLLRVIDTPGLDLSLGEDQVAAKEGENERNVKGLLNIVEERFEYTLREERKVRRRVGAEEGLVHLVIYLIDARDVLYPKEPRAKEVDWSCLGLFDDEPKSQQGEELDSERKDTPKGGLEPRLLTAEIDIIRQLEKRANVLPVLSHTDSLTIDGLEDVKAAVNRDLTAAFARTPGKGFGVFRTGDDESLQHDSIREKGEDPDDANMDLDVDVDKQGDHRPPTPDSTHLPISSTSLPLPFGIFIPEPSSRSSSDDHNTVNSDRFGSSSLRKFAWGEASALNPAHSDFLALREAVLGNYSKALKTRTREVLYESYRTERLLAGSRVDE